Below is a genomic region from Deinococcus sp. YIM 134068.
CTGGCCGCGCCTGGACGACGGATTTGCCGGTGGGCTGGAGGAACTGCTGCGGACCGTCGGAGGCTGAATCAAAGAGAACGCGCGCCGGAGGGAATGTCTCCCCGGCGCGCGTCCCTGTGTCTTTTGCTGACTGCTGAAAGCTGACGCCTGACTGCTCCCTACAGCGCCAGCAGCTTGCCCAGATTCCCGTCGTCGGTCAGCCCGTTCGGGAAGAACCCGCCCTTCGTCGCCGCGCCCGTCGTGTCGAGGAAGACGATATTCGCCACCTGACGCGGCGTGCGGCTGTAGGCGATGGCGTTGCCGTCCGTCGGGATGATGTTGCCCATCCCGTTCATGGTCACGCCCTGGTCGCGGTCGTCGCTGCCGTCCACCGCGTCACGCAGGTTGCTGATGGCCTGAACGACCTGCTCGACGGTCAGCCCGGCGGCGGCCTGCTGGGCGCGGCGCTGGTAGAGCAGCGTGCGGATGGCCCCCGAGTGGTACGCCTCCACCGCGAGGATGCCCGCCGCGTTCTCCAGGTTGCCGCCCGCCTTCTGGTCGTCGAGGAAGCGCGCGGCCCCCTTGTAGGCGGTCACGCCCACGTCCTCGAAGATGAACGCGCCGTGCAGGAAGAACAGCTCGTTGGCGTAGGGGTTGAAGCCTGTGATCGCCCCGCCCGACGCGGCATTCCCGGCGGCGGCGAAGGCCGGGCCAAGGTCGAGTTGCGGCTGGGCGACGGCGGCGCTTCCCAGCACCGAGCGGATGACCTTGACGTGGGCCAGCTCGTCCGAGGCGATCTCGTCGGCGTAGGCGCGCACCTCGGCGGAGAGGCCGGGGATGGCCGACTTGCCGTCGAAGCCGGAGGGCAGGGTCACGCGGGCGCTGCTGCCGCCCGCCGCGTCCAGCTCGCCCAGTCGTCCCACGGCGGCGAGGTAGAAGGCGGCCTCCAGGTATTCGAGGTTGAGCGCGAAGTTGAAGATGGCCGCGTCGAGGCCGTTGTCCTGGCTGGGCATCGTGGCGATGACGCTCGTGCAGCTCGACAGCACAGCACCCGCGCCCATCAGACCGGCCATGCCCAGGAATTTGCGGCGGGTACTCGTGCCCTGCGTGTCGTTGCTCATAGGTGAAACCTCCGGCGTGAGGGCGAGAAGGGCGGACGGCGAAGGCCCAGGGCCGTAGTTCAAAGGCCCCGTCACTCGGGCGTGAACAGGTTCCGCCCAGGTGTCGCTTCACCCTGCCTCTATGCGCGCCCTGCCCCTTTGGATCACCGACCCCACATGATGAAGATGAGGTGAACTGGGGAAGCCGACTTCCAACGAGCGCAGGACGCTCCGCCTCCCCGTAGAGGATGGTCGCTATGAGTGACAGATCGGACAAGCAGCTCATTTTCACCGTCTGGCGCGAGGACGGGCGGTGCTCGTCATTCCTCCCCCAGCTCTGTTCCGCAGGGGAACAGGGAGCAACAGAGAGCGTTTGGAACGCTCAGTTTTCTTTCGCGGCAAGCGTGAAAGAGGGGGAAGAGATAACTCCACGTCCTCGTGAAGCCGTCCACTGGAACGCCTCCCCGAGAAGCGACGTGCCTCCAATGTTCCGCTGATGGTTGAAAGCTGACCGCTCCTACACGTCCGGGTACACCTTCAGCTCCGTCACATGCGCCCGGTCGGGCCGGGTCAGGGCGTGGGCCACACTCTTGGCGAGGCCGCGCGGGTCGATCATGGTGTCCCACTCCAGCCCCGCCTCACGGTTCTTCGGGGTGTCGATGGCACCCATCGGGTACAGGACGCAGGCGCGCACGCCCCTGGCCTTGAGTTCGTCGTGGAGGCTCAGGACGTAGGCGGCGACGGCGGCCTTGCTCGCCGTGTACAGCGCCGCCTTCGGCCCGGTCATGCGCGCGGCCTGCCCGGCGCTCACGCCCATGATCAGGCCGTCCTTCTGCCGCAGCATATGGGGAAGCACGCCCTGAACCGCGTGGAAGAGGGTGAGCATGTTCGCGTCGAACATCGCCCGCAGGTCCTCGGTGGTCGCCTTCTGCACGTCCTGTCCGGCATAGGCCCCGGCGGTATGCACGAGGGCGTCCACCTTCACCTTCCGCAGGGCGTCCACGCAGGCCGGGTCGGTGAGGTCGAGGTCGAGGACCTCGGTGGCGGGGAAGCGGTCGGCGGCCCGCGCGACGCTCTCGCCGCGCCCCACGAGGACGAGCTGCGCGCCCGCGTCCTCCAATTCCTGGGCGACAGCGGTTGCCAGCGCGCCGCCCGCGCCCGTCAGCATGATCGTGGAGGAGCCGAGGTTCGCCATGCGCCTAGCCTACTGGGGCCAGACATTCAGACAGCCTTAAGGCAGCGGTGAAAGGTCAGCCTCCCCCATACGCCGCTGCCCGCACCTCCGCCCACTCACCTCCGCCGAGGACGAACGGCTCGCGTTGAATGTCCGTCGTGACCTGCGGGCCGTGGGGCGCGAGGTAGACGTTCACCTCGGAGCGGATGCCGAAGCCCCGCTCACGCGGGTAGGTGCCCGGCTCCACCGTCACGGCGAGGCCGGGGGTGAGACGGCGGGTGTCGCGCGTCTCGTAGTCGTCGAGATTCGCACCCGACCCGTGAATCTGAACGCCGAGATCGTGCCCGGTGCGGTGGAGGAAGTGCGGCCCCCACGCCGCCCCCATCGCGTCCCGCGCCGCCCGGTCCACCTCCCAGCCCTGGAGGTCGCCGTGCCGCTCGTGCAGCAGGGCCAGCGCCGCGTCCCGTGCCCCGCACACCGCCTCCCACGCCTCCCGGTACTCGGTGCCCGGCTCTCCCGCGTGGCCCACCCACGTCACGTCCGCGAAGGGGCGGCCCGGCTCCTGCGCCCACAGGTCGATCAGGACGCACTCGCCGGGGCGCAGGGTGGCGTTCCGCTCCCCGCCCGGCTCGTAGTGCGGGTCGGCGGCGTTCGCCCCGAAGCTGACGTTGACGGGGTGGCCGCTCACCAGCCCTTCCTCCGCGATGGCCCGCTCGATGACGGCCTGGGCGTCCAGCTCCGTGACCGCCTCGCCCGCGCGCAGCCGCTCGTGGATGAGGCGGAAGGCGTCGTCCTTCGCCCGCATCAGGAGGGCCGCCGCCCGCCCGTGGGCCACGAAGTCCTCCGGCGACCACACGAGGAAGGACTGGAGAAGGTCAGCGCTGCTCTCCACCCGCGCGCCCGCCGCCCGCACCCGCTCGACCGTGCCCGCGTCCACCCGCCCCACGTAGGGCACGGCCCCGAGCGGGCTGTACTCCATCGCCACCGTCTTCCCGGCCACAGCCTCGGCCAGCCGCGCTTCGAGTTCCGCGTGTGAGCCGAAGGCGCGGCGTTCCACGTCCCACTCCGCCGAAAGTGCCGCCCACGTCCCGCCCTCGATGTGGTTGTGGAGCAGCACGGCCCGCCCCTCACGCGGCACCCACACGAAGAAACGCCGGGTCAGGAAGGCCGACGCCGGGAGGTCCAGCACCCGCCGGGCGTGCGGGTTGAGGCCCTGGAAGTCGTACATCAGCCAGCCGTCGAGGGGGGTGCCCTGGAGCGCCGTCCGCATCCGCTCGGTGGGGGAGAGGGTCATGGGGGCAGGATACGGGGCGGATGCTGCGGGCGGGGGCCGCTGCTACGGTGCCCACATGTCCGGCCCTCCCGAATCCCACCGCCTGCACCGCGAGCGCCTGGAACTTCTGCGCCACCTCGACCGCCT
It encodes:
- a CDS encoding SDR family oxidoreductase; translation: MANLGSSTIMLTGAGGALATAVAQELEDAGAQLVLVGRGESVARAADRFPATEVLDLDLTDPACVDALRKVKVDALVHTAGAYAGQDVQKATTEDLRAMFDANMLTLFHAVQGVLPHMLRQKDGLIMGVSAGQAARMTGPKAALYTASKAAVAAYVLSLHDELKARGVRACVLYPMGAIDTPKNREAGLEWDTMIDPRGLAKSVAHALTRPDRAHVTELKVYPDV
- a CDS encoding ferritin-like domain-containing protein; the protein is MSNDTQGTSTRRKFLGMAGLMGAGAVLSSCTSVIATMPSQDNGLDAAIFNFALNLEYLEAAFYLAAVGRLGELDAAGGSSARVTLPSGFDGKSAIPGLSAEVRAYADEIASDELAHVKVIRSVLGSAAVAQPQLDLGPAFAAAGNAASGGAITGFNPYANELFFLHGAFIFEDVGVTAYKGAARFLDDQKAGGNLENAAGILAVEAYHSGAIRTLLYQRRAQQAAAGLTVEQVVQAISNLRDAVDGSDDRDQGVTMNGMGNIIPTDGNAIAYSRTPRQVANIVFLDTTGAATKGGFFPNGLTDDGNLGKLLAL
- a CDS encoding M24 family metallopeptidase, which gives rise to MTLSPTERMRTALQGTPLDGWLMYDFQGLNPHARRVLDLPASAFLTRRFFVWVPREGRAVLLHNHIEGGTWAALSAEWDVERRAFGSHAELEARLAEAVAGKTVAMEYSPLGAVPYVGRVDAGTVERVRAAGARVESSADLLQSFLVWSPEDFVAHGRAAALLMRAKDDAFRLIHERLRAGEAVTELDAQAVIERAIAEEGLVSGHPVNVSFGANAADPHYEPGGERNATLRPGECVLIDLWAQEPGRPFADVTWVGHAGEPGTEYREAWEAVCGARDAALALLHERHGDLQGWEVDRAARDAMGAAWGPHFLHRTGHDLGVQIHGSGANLDDYETRDTRRLTPGLAVTVEPGTYPRERGFGIRSEVNVYLAPHGPQVTTDIQREPFVLGGGEWAEVRAAAYGGG